Genomic DNA from Cupriavidus pauculus:
CCCTACCTGCAATCCCTCGACGCCGACCGCACGCTGGCCAACAACGACGCCACGCTGGCCGCGTCCGACGCGCAGGTGGCCATGGACCAGATCAACCTGTTCCTGGCGCTGGGCGGCGGCTGGCAAAACCCGCCGAAGATCGAGGAACACAAGATCGCGGAAAAGGAGTGAGGCAGGCGGCCCGGTGTGGACAACCCGGGCCTTCTATCCTTAGTCGTTTTGCTTCGTTCATCCGCCCGACCCGCTGCGTTAAGGTAGATCACCTTGATGCCGAATTCGGAGAAATCTGTGGCTAAGCCGCTCAAAGTCGTTGCCGTCAACGGCAGCGCCTATCAACCGTCGCGCACGCGCGTGCTCGTCGAGGCCCTGCTGGCCGAACTTTCGCAAAGCCTTGTCGTGGAGGCGCAGGTCGTGGACCTGGCCGAGATCGCGCGCCCGCTGGGCGCGGCGCTGTCGCGCGACGAGTTGCCCGCGGAGATCGAGGCGCAATTGGTGGCCATCGAGTCGGCGGATCTGCTGATTGCCGCGGCGCCCGTGTATCGCGGGTCGTTCCCGGGCCATTTCAAGCATCTGTTCGATCTGGTCGGCATGAACGCGCTGATCGACAAGCCCGTGCTGCTGGCCGCGACCGGCGGCAGCGATCGCCATGCGCTGGTGCTCGAGCACCAGTTCCGTCCGCTGTTCGGTTTCCTGCAGGCCCTGTCGCTGCCGATCGGCGTGTATGCGTCGACGGCGGATTTCAATGGCTACGAAGTGGGCAGCCCCGCGCTGCAGGAACGCATCCGCCTTGCGGCCGAGCGCGCCGCGCCGCTGTTCGCCGACGCCGCGCGCCAGCCGCTGCGGCGCGTGGCATAGCGTTCCTGCGGTCTCTGCGTTCTCAGATACCGAGAATCTTCTTCGCTTCGCCGAGGGACTTCATCGAAGCATCGTGATTGCCGGCCTTGTGCTGCGCCTCGCCCTCGGCACGCAGCTTGGTCACCTTGGCCTGGTCCTCCGGCGAGAGCGCCGGCTTGGTCGACAGCTTGGCGTCGATGGCCTTCATCTCGTTGGGACAGTTGTGGGCGAGTGCCAGTCCACTCGCGCCAAGCAGCACGAGCGAAGCGAGAATGTGGGTGGTGGTACGCATTGTCGGTCTCCTGTCGTGACGAAACGGCATTCGGGGAATGCCGCTTCAGCATAGTGCATGCGTCACGCCATTGCAGGCGGCGCCCCTCCGCGGCTTCTCCCCCCGCCCGCTCAACAATTCCGCATGACCCGCATGCAGTAACGTCGATTTACGGTCCGGCTCCCGGCACCAACAATGGTGTCATCCACATCGAGGATGTCGAACATGTCAGAGATCACCATGCAGGCGCTTGTCGTCGAGCAGGCCGGCGCGCCGCTGCGCCGGGTCACGTTGCCGCGTCCCGTCGCGGGACCGGGTCAGGTGCTCGTGCGCATTGCGGCGAGCGGCGTCAATCCGCTCGATACCAAGATTCGCGCGGGCGCTGCCGCGCATGCGCGGCAGCCGTTGCCGGCCGTGCTCGGGCTGGATCTGGCCGGCACGGTCGAAGCGTTGGGCGAGGGCGTGAGCGAGTTTCGTCCCGGCGATGCGGTGTTCGGCATGACGGGCGGCGTCGGCGGCGTGCAAGGCTCGCTGGCCGAGTACGCGGCCGTGGATGCCGCGCGGCTGGCGCACAAGCCGGCCGGCCTGTCGATGCGCGAGGCCGCGGCGTTGCCGCTGATCGTCATTACCGCGTGGGAGGGACTGATCGACCGCGCGCGCGTGAAAGCCGCCGACAAGGTGCTCGTGCACGGCGGCGCGGGCGGCGTCGGCCATATCGCGGTGCAACTGGCGCGCGCGGCCGGGGCGCAGGTGTTTGCCACGGGCAAGGCCTCGCAGCGCGCGGTCATCGAGCAATTCGGCGCTACGTTCATCGACCACGAGGCGCGTACCGTGGCCGACTACGTGCAGCAGTTCACGGGCGGCGAAGGCTTCGACGTGGTCTACGACACGGTGGGCGGCGCGGTGCTCGACGCGTCGTTCGCGGCCGCG
This window encodes:
- the msuE gene encoding FMN reductase is translated as MAKPLKVVAVNGSAYQPSRTRVLVEALLAELSQSLVVEAQVVDLAEIARPLGAALSRDELPAEIEAQLVAIESADLLIAAAPVYRGSFPGHFKHLFDLVGMNALIDKPVLLAATGGSDRHALVLEHQFRPLFGFLQALSLPIGVYASTADFNGYEVGSPALQERIRLAAERAAPLFADAARQPLRRVA
- a CDS encoding zinc-dependent alcohol dehydrogenase family protein → MSNMSEITMQALVVEQAGAPLRRVTLPRPVAGPGQVLVRIAASGVNPLDTKIRAGAAAHARQPLPAVLGLDLAGTVEALGEGVSEFRPGDAVFGMTGGVGGVQGSLAEYAAVDAARLAHKPAGLSMREAAALPLIVITAWEGLIDRARVKAADKVLVHGGAGGVGHIAVQLARAAGAQVFATGKASQRAVIEQFGATFIDHEARTVADYVQQFTGGEGFDVVYDTVGGAVLDASFAAARTYGGHVVSCLGWGTHALAPLSFRAATYSGVFTLLPLLTGRGRAHHGEILREAARLAEAGKLAVLMDPRTFGFDDANAAHAALESRTARGKVVVDGYVAR